A single Arcobacter sp. FWKO B DNA region contains:
- a CDS encoding glycosyltransferase, with protein sequence MTYYSSTKIDFIDTIENLEEFKKQNGLKRLFSKKSYADIYFYNSTDKDKDSLSNHAKVIIVNSKRIKNILASRYENKQIELIYPCIDANEEFSKAQAKQDMCDIYGLRTETRFVTFYDSDFKNGGIKEFISMVNNLNFKFAKACIIGDTKSLDTIRLFIARLKTKHRFLLIEEEKLDMVLQASDVFISPTQKKTFNTNILKAMSYENVVFTSVENDASEILDTFSLMHSHNDISVVFKIDSILHSENDLKLIGEQNRQTSLNFTYQQYKNNLLKIIN encoded by the coding sequence ATGACTTATTATTCATCAACAAAGATAGATTTTATAGATACTATTGAGAATTTAGAAGAATTTAAAAAACAAAATGGACTTAAGAGATTATTTTCAAAAAAATCATATGCTGATATTTATTTTTATAACTCAACAGATAAAGACAAAGACTCTTTGAGTAATCATGCAAAGGTAATAATAGTAAATTCAAAAAGAATAAAAAATATACTTGCATCAAGATATGAAAATAAACAAATTGAGCTAATTTACCCTTGTATCGATGCTAATGAAGAGTTTTCTAAGGCTCAAGCAAAACAAGATATGTGTGATATATATGGTTTAAGAACTGAAACACGATTTGTTACATTTTATGATAGTGACTTTAAAAATGGCGGAATAAAAGAGTTTATCTCTATGGTCAATAATCTTAATTTCAAATTTGCAAAAGCTTGTATCATTGGAGATACTAAATCATTAGATACAATAAGGCTATTTATAGCAAGACTCAAAACAAAACATAGGTTTTTATTGATAGAAGAAGAAAAGCTTGATATGGTATTACAAGCTAGTGATGTATTTATCTCACCAACTCAAAAGAAAACATTTAATACAAATATACTAAAAGCTATGTCTTATGAAAATGTTGTTTTTACTTCAGTAGAGAACGATGCTAGCGAAATACTAGATACTTTTTCTTTAATGCACTCACATAATGATATAAGCGTAGTTTTTAAAATAGATAGTATATTGCATAGTGAAAATGATCTTAAACTAATAGGTGAACAAAATAGACAAACTTCATTGAATTTTACATATCAACAGTATAAAAACAATCTACTAAAAATTATAAATTAA
- the waaF gene encoding lipopolysaccharide heptosyltransferase II, translating to MDKKIVIQIPTWLGDAVMATPAIENIIGHFGDDYKYIILGSNVSVKIFEFHPKISQIIVDDTKKGGFRYLNIYNLAKSFGRVDTFFSFRRSFSARILQFFVNTKRKYGYKRLTSEQIHLVLRYNDFVNHSLKTNYKAGDLKIYTKSSPIKIGVPKSGTPDLSGLKNSSLSPKLLGLNPGATYGSAKRWYPKEFALTAKELSKDYDILIFGGPTEVEQAGEIEKYLQEFGVTNYTNLAGKTTVTELIEYIKNLDLFITNDSGPMHLAAAFKIKTVAIFGPTKHIETHQWNNPNEIIIRKEIECAPCMKRVCPLSHHNCMKQIKSSDVLERL from the coding sequence ATGGATAAAAAGATAGTTATACAAATACCTACATGGCTTGGCGATGCTGTAATGGCAACACCTGCAATAGAAAATATAATAGGGCATTTTGGAGATGATTATAAATATATAATACTTGGCTCTAATGTATCTGTAAAAATCTTTGAATTTCATCCTAAAATATCACAAATTATAGTAGATGATACTAAAAAAGGGGGATTTCGGTATCTAAATATCTATAATCTTGCCAAATCTTTTGGTAGAGTTGATACATTTTTCTCTTTTAGAAGGTCTTTTAGTGCTAGGATTTTGCAGTTTTTTGTAAATACAAAGAGAAAATATGGATATAAAAGACTCACATCTGAGCAAATTCATCTAGTGCTAAGATATAACGACTTCGTAAATCACTCACTAAAAACAAACTATAAAGCAGGTGATTTAAAAATCTATACAAAATCATCACCGATTAAAATCGGCGTTCCAAAATCTGGAACACCAGATTTATCTGGTCTCAAAAATTCTTCACTATCACCTAAGCTATTAGGTCTAAACCCAGGTGCAACATATGGCAGTGCCAAAAGATGGTATCCAAAAGAATTCGCTCTAACAGCAAAAGAGTTAAGCAAAGATTATGACATCCTTATTTTTGGTGGCCCTACAGAAGTAGAACAAGCTGGAGAAATAGAAAAATATCTACAAGAGTTTGGTGTCACAAATTATACAAACCTTGCTGGAAAAACAACTGTAACTGAACTTATAGAATATATCAAAAATTTAGATTTATTTATCACAAATGATAGTGGTCCAATGCACTTAGCAGCGGCTTTCAAAATCAAAACAGTAGCAATTTTTGGACCCACAAAACACATAGAAACTCACCAATGGAATAACCCAAACGAAATAATCATAAGAAAAGAGATTGAATGTGCACCGTGTATGAAAAGGGTTTGTCCACTTTCACACCATAACTGTATGAAACAAATAAAATCCAGTGATGTATTGGAGAGATTATGA
- a CDS encoding glycosyltransferase family 9 protein, which translates to MKILITRHDKIGDFCVTLPLFKAIKEQYPTTSIIALVSKVNFNFAENIDFIDGVILYDKEDFFGTLKKIKEHKFDASISAFIDTRLGFLLFLSGIKTRIAPATKIAQIFFNKKIVQRRSKVEKTEWQYNMDLGKVLFPNLNLEFSKPLLSLALSTKQSAIKKIVFHPGFGGSSDGNLKLDDYLALGKVASKLPSVEVVFTFGPDDTISKEYISTHLDFEATILESKMSLIEFCQFLSGCELFVSTSTGPMHLAGAVNIKTLSFFGDNLFASSKRWSSINDTDKQHNFMINANYSEQTFDKIKNTLIEIVS; encoded by the coding sequence ATGAAAATACTAATAACTAGGCATGATAAAATAGGGGATTTTTGCGTAACACTTCCTCTTTTTAAAGCTATAAAAGAACAATACCCTACAACTTCTATCATTGCACTTGTATCAAAAGTAAATTTCAATTTTGCCGAAAATATCGATTTTATAGATGGTGTAATACTTTATGATAAAGAAGATTTTTTTGGTACTTTAAAAAAGATAAAAGAACACAAATTTGATGCAAGTATAAGTGCATTTATAGATACAAGGCTTGGCTTTTTGCTTTTTTTAAGTGGTATAAAAACAAGAATTGCACCAGCTACCAAAATAGCACAAATATTTTTTAATAAAAAAATAGTCCAAAGAAGAAGTAAAGTAGAAAAAACAGAGTGGCAGTACAATATGGACTTAGGCAAAGTTTTATTTCCAAATTTAAACCTAGAATTTTCAAAACCTCTTCTTTCTTTAGCACTTAGCACCAAGCAATCAGCAATCAAAAAAATAGTTTTCCACCCTGGTTTTGGTGGTAGTAGTGATGGAAACTTAAAGCTTGATGATTATTTAGCCCTTGGCAAAGTTGCTTCAAAGTTACCTAGTGTAGAGGTTGTTTTTACTTTTGGTCCAGATGATACGATTTCAAAAGAGTACATAAGCACCCATCTTGACTTTGAAGCTACTATTTTAGAATCAAAGATGAGTTTGATAGAGTTTTGCCAGTTTTTAAGTGGCTGTGAGCTTTTTGTAAGTACTTCCACGGGACCTATGCATCTAGCTGGTGCTGTAAATATCAAAACACTCTCATTCTTTGGTGATAATTTATTTGCTAGTAGTAAAAGATGGTCAAGTATCAATGATACCGATAAACAGCATAATTTTATGATAAATGCAAATTATTCAGAGCAAACTTTTGATAAAATCAAAAATACACTTATTGAGATAGTATCATGA
- a CDS encoding glycosyltransferase family 2 protein codes for MNISAVVLAKNNEKTIGNTLKSLESFDDVVVYDNGSVDETINIAKSFSNVNLIEGEFRGFGWSKNKAASYAKNDWILIIDSDEVVDSELLNELKSKNLDKVCVYKLNFKAFYKDIQVKHCGWNNQKIKRLYNRKTTSYNSNDVHEDIITDGLKIEVLKGNVEHYSYHSISEFVIKADRYSTLFALNNVGKKRSSPTKAFFNGMYSFIRTYVFKQGFRDGYVGLIIAYSHMVTNFYKYIKLYEANKELKK; via the coding sequence ATGAATATAAGTGCAGTAGTATTAGCAAAAAACAATGAAAAAACAATAGGTAATACTCTAAAAAGCCTAGAAAGTTTTGATGATGTGGTAGTGTATGACAATGGCTCTGTTGATGAAACTATAAATATAGCTAAAAGCTTTTCTAATGTAAATTTAATAGAAGGTGAATTTAGAGGCTTTGGCTGGAGCAAAAACAAAGCTGCAAGCTATGCAAAGAATGATTGGATTTTGATAATAGATAGTGATGAGGTAGTTGATAGTGAGCTTTTAAATGAGCTAAAATCGAAAAATTTAGATAAAGTTTGTGTATATAAGCTCAATTTCAAAGCTTTTTACAAAGATATACAAGTAAAACACTGCGGATGGAATAATCAAAAAATAAAAAGACTATACAATAGAAAAACTACATCATATAATAGCAATGATGTTCATGAAGATATTATAACTGATGGCTTGAAAATAGAAGTTTTAAAGGGTAATGTGGAGCATTACAGCTATCATAGTATATCAGAGTTTGTAATCAAAGCTGATAGATATTCTACACTTTTTGCTTTGAATAATGTTGGTAAAAAGAGATCAAGTCCAACAAAAGCTTTTTTTAATGGTATGTACTCATTTATCCGTACATATGTATTTAAACAAGGCTTTAGGGATGGTTATGTAGGTTTAATAATAGCATATTCACATATGGTGACAAACTTTTATAAATATATAAAACTTTATGAAGCTAATAAAGAGTTAAAAAAATGA
- a CDS encoding polysaccharide deacetylase family protein gives MLISIMYHHVNSDRCSNDLAIFEEHLKYIKQNFTTIFPGEEIKGKCVCLTFDDAYADFYFLIYPLLQKYGLKALLAVPSRYILDDCDKDPTLRMGFEHNDLFINYEQGTFCTFKELKEMLDSGLVQIGSHSHSHIDLTASGVDLELELRHSKEILESKLGTEVNSFVFPFGKYNQEVLKHSQKYYKYSFRIGNAIHKDFDGINGVIYRVDGDGLKTPDEIFGFKKLLKYKFKGFIKRLGKK, from the coding sequence TTGTTGATTAGTATTATGTATCATCATGTAAATAGTGATAGATGTAGTAATGATTTAGCTATTTTTGAAGAGCATCTTAAATATATCAAACAAAACTTTACTACAATTTTCCCAGGTGAAGAAATAAAAGGTAAATGTGTTTGCCTTACATTTGATGATGCTTATGCTGATTTTTATTTTTTGATTTATCCTTTGCTTCAAAAATATGGATTAAAAGCTTTATTGGCAGTTCCTAGTAGATATATATTAGATGATTGCGACAAAGATCCTACCTTAAGGATGGGGTTTGAGCATAATGATTTATTTATCAATTATGAACAAGGGACTTTTTGTACATTTAAAGAGCTAAAAGAGATGCTTGATAGTGGTTTAGTTCAAATTGGCTCACATTCACACTCTCATATTGATTTGACAGCTAGTGGTGTTGATTTGGAGCTTGAATTGAGACACTCAAAAGAGATATTAGAGAGTAAACTTGGTACAGAAGTAAATAGCTTTGTATTCCCTTTTGGTAAATACAATCAAGAAGTACTAAAGCATTCCCAAAAATACTATAAATACTCATTTAGAATAGGTAATGCCATCCATAAAGACTTTGATGGAATAAATGGTGTTATATATAGAGTTGATGGAGATGGGCTTAAAACTCCTGATGAGATATTTGGGTTTAAGAAATTGCTTAAGTATAAATTTAAAGGTTTTATTAAACGATTAGGAAAAAAATGA
- a CDS encoding lipopolysaccharide kinase InaA family protein, producing MSQFKYVLNDSFSGFENFLINIKDYFNENTSTIHKARNEIKVIEYNNIMLVVKSFKVPNMLNKVVYSYLKDSKAKKSYDNAIKLEQLNINTPKPVGYIEFFEKGMIKESFFVSILFEYDFTIREPLLDKNFVDKEEILSEFGKFTNDLHNKGVFHKDYSPGNILIKKVDDNYVFSIVDINRMEFKELYYEQRLQNFSKLWAKDEDLITIIKSYAKSAGMYERRAVEDALKYSHAHKARINFKKRLKGIKVVD from the coding sequence TTGTCACAGTTTAAATATGTACTAAATGATTCTTTTTCTGGTTTTGAGAATTTCTTAATTAATATAAAAGATTACTTCAATGAAAACACATCAACTATACACAAAGCAAGAAATGAGATAAAAGTTATAGAGTATAATAACATTATGCTTGTAGTCAAATCTTTTAAAGTTCCTAATATGTTAAATAAGGTTGTATATTCATATCTTAAAGACTCAAAAGCAAAAAAATCATATGATAATGCTATTAAATTAGAACAATTAAATATAAATACCCCTAAGCCTGTAGGTTATATAGAGTTTTTTGAAAAAGGTATGATAAAAGAGAGTTTTTTTGTTTCTATATTGTTTGAATATGATTTTACAATAAGGGAACCACTTCTAGATAAAAACTTTGTAGATAAAGAAGAGATACTTAGTGAATTTGGAAAGTTTACTAATGATTTACATAACAAAGGGGTATTTCATAAAGATTATTCACCTGGAAATATTCTTATAAAAAAAGTAGATGATAATTATGTGTTTAGTATAGTAGATATTAACAGAATGGAGTTTAAAGAACTTTATTATGAGCAAAGACTTCAAAACTTCTCAAAACTTTGGGCAAAAGATGAAGATTTGATTACTATTATAAAATCATATGCCAAAAGTGCAGGAATGTATGAAAGAAGAGCAGTTGAAGATGCTTTGAAATATTCTCATGCTCATAAGGCTAGGATAAATTTCAAAAAAAGATTAAAAGGGATAAAAGTTGTTGATTAG
- a CDS encoding NAD(P)/FAD-dependent oxidoreductase, with translation MKKVVVLGGGYAGLYALRELVKEHHIKITLIDKHTYHNIQPEVYDLIANKANIADVTIDLPSLCAGLNHSYLEYKNLRVVNIDFDTKEIHTQEKEIINYDYLIIAIGSRTLFPRSIEGLNHTDDLKKLHKAIFFKQSFENQLFNKISDEAKKCDKTHIAVVGAGLSGVEIAAEMAYYAKKFFERGSFICDNFRISLISSGDTILHGFDKQIIKMSHDRLKELKINIVTNAKMTGCDNEYLYLSNDTMIRYAFIVFAGGIEASNLATKLTLSKNSKNQIIVRDTLQVTEYDNVFAIGDIAEIKDKQGNKMPANVTVARATGISAAKNVLNMIHKKPLIPCEPKLQGVLIALGGKYAVCDLYGVVKLKGFIAYLIKQFVFITYKIPLLHFIKKGKK, from the coding sequence ATGAAAAAAGTAGTGGTTTTAGGTGGAGGATATGCTGGACTTTATGCATTAAGAGAACTTGTAAAAGAACACCATATAAAAATAACACTAATAGATAAACACACTTATCATAATATTCAGCCAGAAGTGTATGATTTGATAGCAAATAAGGCAAATATTGCCGATGTAACTATTGATTTGCCAAGTTTATGCGCAGGGTTAAATCATTCATATTTGGAATACAAAAATTTAAGAGTAGTAAATATTGATTTTGATACAAAAGAGATACATACCCAAGAAAAAGAGATAATAAATTATGATTATCTAATTATAGCCATAGGTTCAAGAACACTTTTTCCAAGAAGCATTGAGGGATTGAATCATACTGATGATTTAAAAAAGCTTCATAAAGCTATATTCTTCAAACAAAGTTTTGAAAATCAATTATTCAATAAAATTAGTGATGAAGCAAAAAAATGTGACAAAACCCATATTGCAGTAGTTGGAGCAGGACTTAGTGGAGTTGAAATAGCTGCTGAGATGGCATATTATGCAAAAAAGTTTTTTGAAAGAGGTAGTTTTATATGTGATAATTTTAGAATATCCCTTATAAGCTCTGGAGATACAATACTACATGGCTTTGATAAGCAGATAATTAAAATGTCCCACGATAGACTAAAAGAGCTCAAAATAAATATTGTCACAAATGCAAAAATGACAGGGTGTGATAATGAATATTTATATCTTAGTAATGATACAATGATAAGATACGCTTTTATCGTCTTTGCTGGTGGTATTGAAGCTTCTAATCTTGCAACAAAATTAACCTTATCAAAAAATAGTAAAAATCAGATTATTGTAAGAGATACATTACAAGTCACTGAGTATGACAATGTATTCGCAATTGGTGATATTGCTGAGATAAAAGATAAACAAGGTAATAAAATGCCAGCAAATGTTACAGTAGCAAGGGCTACTGGTATAAGTGCCGCAAAAAATGTATTAAATATGATACATAAAAAGCCTTTAATACCATGTGAGCCAAAACTACAAGGTGTTTTAATAGCCCTTGGTGGAAAATATGCTGTTTGTGATTTGTATGGAGTAGTAAAATTAAAAGGATTTATAGCATATCTGATAAAACAATTTGTATTTATTACATATAAAATACCTCTACTTCATTTTATTAAAAAAGGGAAAAAGTAA
- a CDS encoding acetate--CoA ligase family protein, whose product MKESEIYEQLTHFGFQTPKFYSFKLNDTLPKIDFYPVALKIESPKVVHKSDFGGVILSIPNEMVLKEAIKEIISNVAQKGVELDNSDGFIVTAMTKGVEVYVGVVDDEIFGKVILFGKGGVYLEMYKDVCYIDTNAGSEEIIRAIKSTKISKVFDNFRGTTIDIKLAVEFIKKVQLFISQNPDIVELDFNPVILNQDGFTIVDSRIKKGVPFESKELPRNRPNFFENQKIAVIGASSEELKVGYAVAKNSLISHCEIYFINQKGGYLFGRELYTQVSSLPSDIDTAVITIPSKFVLQVIEDLIQKNIKNLVIISAGFKEVGDLTSEDKIKELATIHNFNIIGPNCLGYFNGNKNLNLTFGTDHVLKGNLALLSQSGAVLSALMDKAYVNNIGFSHIVSVGNMVDLNFAQMIEMLNEDELCQYISIYAEGIKDGKRFLQAIRNSKKPIYIFKTGKNEASKKAAFSHTGNLSGNYDMFKGLLQSVGSKIEDNIEALLFNPLNVVENILIVTNAGGPASILTDYVIDKGKKMYEMSEAEIALLDSVLPFNWPKSNPIDIIGDALSDRYEKTLDIVTTFEKVDMIYVLITPQFMTDCLAIAELFVKYKNSNKKIIPIFLGGELVKDALTYLRAHKILSFASLQEASSFL is encoded by the coding sequence ATGAAAGAATCAGAAATTTACGAACAGCTTACACACTTTGGATTTCAAACACCAAAGTTTTATTCTTTTAAGCTAAATGACACTCTACCAAAGATTGATTTTTATCCAGTAGCACTGAAAATTGAGTCGCCAAAGGTAGTACACAAAAGTGACTTTGGAGGGGTGATTTTGAGTATCCCAAATGAGATGGTATTAAAAGAAGCTATAAAAGAAATCATATCAAATGTAGCCCAAAAAGGGGTAGAGCTTGATAATAGTGATGGTTTTATCGTGACTGCTATGACCAAAGGTGTAGAGGTATATGTGGGTGTGGTTGATGATGAGATTTTTGGTAAAGTTATCCTTTTTGGAAAAGGGGGCGTTTATCTTGAGATGTACAAAGATGTATGTTATATAGATACAAATGCTGGTAGTGAAGAGATAATAAGAGCTATAAAATCAACCAAAATTTCAAAAGTTTTTGATAATTTCAGAGGTACAACGATAGATATAAAACTTGCAGTAGAGTTTATCAAAAAAGTGCAATTATTCATAAGCCAAAACCCAGATATTGTGGAGCTTGATTTCAATCCAGTGATACTCAACCAAGATGGTTTTACCATAGTAGATAGCAGGATAAAAAAAGGTGTGCCTTTTGAGTCAAAAGAGCTACCAAGAAATAGACCAAATTTCTTTGAAAATCAAAAAATAGCAGTTATTGGAGCTAGTTCAGAAGAGCTAAAAGTTGGGTACGCAGTAGCGAAAAACTCACTTATTAGTCATTGTGAAATATATTTTATCAACCAAAAGGGTGGATATTTATTCGGTAGAGAGCTTTATACGCAAGTTTCTAGTCTTCCAAGTGATATAGATACAGCGGTCATTACAATACCTTCAAAGTTTGTATTACAAGTAATAGAAGATTTGATACAAAAAAACATCAAAAACCTAGTCATCATAAGTGCAGGATTCAAAGAAGTAGGGGATTTGACAAGTGAAGATAAGATAAAAGAACTTGCAACAATTCACAACTTCAATATAATAGGACCAAACTGCTTAGGGTATTTTAATGGTAACAAAAACCTAAACCTTACATTTGGAACTGACCATGTACTAAAAGGCAATCTTGCCCTTTTATCACAATCAGGTGCAGTTTTGTCAGCTCTTATGGACAAAGCTTATGTCAATAACATAGGATTTTCACATATAGTATCTGTAGGAAATATGGTTGATTTGAATTTTGCTCAAATGATAGAGATGTTAAATGAAGATGAACTTTGTCAATATATATCTATATATGCTGAGGGTATCAAAGATGGTAAAAGATTTTTACAAGCTATAAGAAATTCCAAAAAACCAATATATATTTTCAAAACTGGCAAAAATGAAGCATCCAAAAAAGCAGCATTTAGCCATACTGGAAATCTAAGTGGAAATTATGATATGTTCAAAGGGTTACTTCAAAGTGTAGGGAGCAAAATAGAAGATAATATTGAAGCACTACTTTTTAATCCTTTAAATGTAGTAGAAAATATTTTAATAGTTACAAACGCTGGAGGACCAGCATCAATTCTTACTGATTATGTTATAGATAAGGGTAAAAAAATGTATGAGATGAGTGAGGCTGAAATAGCATTGCTTGATAGTGTGCTTCCCTTTAACTGGCCAAAATCAAATCCTATAGATATAATTGGTGATGCCTTAAGTGATAGATACGAAAAAACTTTGGATATTGTTACTACTTTTGAAAAAGTTGATATGATTTATGTACTAATTACTCCACAGTTTATGACAGATTGTTTGGCAATTGCTGAGTTATTTGTAAAATACAAAAATAGCAATAAAAAAATAATCCCTATATTTTTAGGTGGAGAACTTGTAAAAGATGCTTTGACATACTTAAGAGCCCATAAGATTTTATCATTTGCCTCTTTACAAGAAGCATCTTCGTTTTTATGA
- the pgm gene encoding phosphoglucomutase (alpha-D-glucose-1,6-bisphosphate-dependent): MEKIAGKIAPKDMLENIADLISAYYTKTIDTNDMSQLISFGTSGHRGSSLKNSFNEAHILAVTQAVVDYRNKEGISEALYIGMDTHALSTPAHKSTLCVLGANGVNTYYAANFEYTPTPVISHAILTHIGSDGIVITPSHNPPSDGGFKYNGIDGGPADVDATNWIENKANEYLKNNLLGVNIIPYEEALKQNCIKEYDFVTPYVKDLVNVIDMDAIRKSGIKIGADCMGGSGMKYYHAIRKMYGLDMDIFNDTADFTFSFMHLDYDGKIRMDCSSPYAMAGLIALKDNYDIAFGNDTDFDRHGIVTKSKGLLNPNHYLSVAIDYLSKSRDFDGLGIGKTLVSSSMIDRVANDNQKELFETPVGFKWFVKPLIDGKIFFGGEESAGASFLRFDKNVWSTDKDGIILNLLSAEILAKTGIDAGIYYANLTSKHGSPIYARIDAVASSEQKQKLKNLTPQDIKSDTLAGEKIESILTTASNGAKIGGLKVNAKNGWFALRPSGTEDVYKIYAESFINEEHLKQIQTDAKKIVDSLF, from the coding sequence ATGGAAAAAATTGCTGGAAAGATTGCACCAAAAGATATGTTGGAAAACATTGCTGATTTGATAAGTGCATATTATACAAAAACTATAGATACTAATGATATGTCACAACTTATCTCATTTGGTACTTCAGGTCATCGTGGCAGTAGCTTGAAAAATAGTTTTAATGAAGCTCATATCCTAGCTGTCACTCAAGCTGTTGTTGATTATCGAAATAAAGAGGGTATTAGTGAGGCTTTATATATAGGTATGGATACACATGCTTTATCGACTCCTGCTCATAAAAGTACTTTATGTGTACTTGGTGCAAATGGAGTGAATACATATTATGCAGCCAATTTTGAATACACCCCAACCCCAGTAATATCTCATGCAATTTTGACACACATTGGAAGTGATGGAATAGTAATCACCCCTTCACACAACCCACCAAGTGATGGTGGATTTAAATACAATGGCATAGATGGCGGACCTGCTGATGTGGATGCTACAAATTGGATAGAAAACAAAGCCAACGAATACCTCAAAAACAACCTTTTGGGAGTAAATATCATCCCATATGAAGAAGCACTCAAGCAAAATTGTATAAAAGAGTATGATTTTGTCACTCCTTATGTAAAAGATTTGGTAAATGTTATAGATATGGATGCTATTAGAAAATCAGGTATCAAAATAGGGGCTGATTGTATGGGTGGAAGTGGTATGAAATATTATCATGCTATTAGAAAAATGTATGGGCTTGATATGGATATATTCAATGACACAGCTGATTTTACATTTTCTTTTATGCATCTTGATTACGACGGTAAGATAAGAATGGATTGTTCAAGTCCTTATGCTATGGCAGGACTAATCGCACTAAAAGACAACTATGATATAGCTTTTGGAAATGATACAGATTTTGATAGACATGGAATTGTCACCAAAAGCAAAGGATTACTCAATCCAAACCATTATTTAAGTGTTGCTATAGATTATCTATCAAAAAGTAGAGATTTTGATGGTCTTGGAATCGGTAAGACGCTAGTGAGTAGCTCTATGATAGATAGAGTGGCAAATGATAACCAAAAAGAGCTTTTTGAGACACCAGTTGGGTTCAAATGGTTTGTAAAGCCTTTGATTGATGGAAAAATTTTCTTTGGTGGAGAAGAGAGTGCTGGGGCTAGTTTCCTTAGATTTGATAAGAATGTGTGGAGTACAGATAAAGATGGTATTATCCTCAATCTTCTCTCAGCTGAGATTTTGGCAAAAACTGGGATTGACGCAGGTATATATTATGCAAATCTTACATCAAAACACGGCTCACCAATATATGCAAGAATAGACGCAGTAGCCTCAAGCGAACAAAAACAAAAATTAAAAAACCTAACTCCACAAGATATCAAATCAGATACCCTAGCAGGGGAAAAAATAGAAAGCATCTTGACCACAGCAAGTAACGGTGCAAAAATAGGTGGACTAAAAGTAAATGCGAAAAACGGATGGTTTGCCCTTAGACCTTCTGGAACAGAAGATGTTTATAAGATTTATGCAGAGAGTTTTATAAATGAAGAGCATTTAAAACAAATTCAAACAGATGCAAAAAAAATTGTTGATAGTTTATTTTAG
- the gap gene encoding type I glyceraldehyde-3-phosphate dehydrogenase, which produces MGLKVAINGTGRIGIIVTKIVTSRSDMELVALNTTADMEMLRYLLKYDSVHTGVEAEIIDENNMLINGKKVRIFSSRDPKEVEFGKCGAEVVIECTGAFLTTEKCKAHLKDGVKKVVMSAPASDDTPTYVLNINTDSYKGEAIVSNASCTTNCLAPICKVLDDTFGIENGLMTTIHSYTNDQNILDVKHKKDKRRARAAAINMIPTTTGAAKAIGLVMPHLQGKLNGYAMRVPTADVSVVDLTANLKKEVTKEEINEAMQKASLGAFKGLIEIDTEKRVSSDFIGSSYSATFIPDMTSVVDKKTVKVLAWYDNEWGYSSRLVDMVKFVGNN; this is translated from the coding sequence ATGGGATTAAAAGTAGCAATAAACGGAACTGGTAGAATTGGAATCATAGTTACAAAGATTGTAACTAGTAGAAGTGATATGGAACTTGTTGCACTAAATACAACAGCAGATATGGAAATGCTTAGATATCTTTTAAAATATGATAGTGTTCACACAGGTGTAGAAGCTGAAATTATTGATGAAAATAATATGTTAATAAATGGCAAGAAAGTAAGAATTTTTTCTTCTAGAGATCCAAAAGAAGTGGAATTTGGAAAATGTGGTGCTGAGGTAGTTATAGAGTGTACTGGCGCATTTTTAACAACAGAAAAATGTAAAGCTCACTTAAAAGATGGTGTAAAAAAAGTAGTAATGAGTGCACCTGCTAGTGATGATACACCAACATATGTACTAAATATCAATACAGACAGCTATAAAGGCGAAGCAATCGTCTCAAATGCAAGCTGTACTACAAACTGCCTAGCACCTATTTGTAAAGTGCTTGATGATACATTTGGTATTGAAAATGGTCTTATGACTACAATTCACTCATATACAAATGACCAAAATATCCTTGATGTAAAACACAAAAAAGACAAAAGAAGAGCAAGAGCGGCTGCAATCAATATGATACCTACGACAACAGGTGCTGCAAAAGCTATAGGTCTTGTAATGCCTCATCTTCAAGGCAAACTAAATGGATATGCCATGAGAGTTCCAACTGCTGATGTATCTGTAGTGGATTTGACTGCAAATCTTAAAAAAGAAGTTACTAAAGAAGAAATAAATGAAGCTATGCAAAAAGCATCTCTTGGGGCTTTTAAAGGTTTGATTGAAATTGATACAGAAAAAAGAGTATCAAGTGATTTTATAGGAAGTTCATATAGTGCTACATTTATCCCTGATATGACAAGTGTTGTTGATAAAAAAACTGTAAAAGTTCTTGCTTGGTATGATAATGAGTGGGGATATAGTAGTAGACTTGTAGATATGGTGAAATTTGTAGGGAACAATTAA